The following coding sequences lie in one Arachis stenosperma cultivar V10309 chromosome 5, arast.V10309.gnm1.PFL2, whole genome shotgun sequence genomic window:
- the LOC130981227 gene encoding uncharacterized protein LOC130981227: MAFEWTPACEEAFRHFKKILAAPPVLGKPKDGEPLYLYLAITSEALAAVLVREDGKAQQPVYFISRALQWAELRYSKLEKLALALLTSLRRLKQYFQSHQVVVRTDQGIRQVLQKPDLAGRMMTWSIELSQYDIRYEPRQAIKAQAMADFLVEVTGDPSEEVSTRWKLHVDGASNQTFGGAGIILKSPIGVVYEQSVRFEFPISNNQAEYEALIGGLTLAAEVGARRLEICSDSQVVTSQVNGSYQAKDPLLQKYLEKVKSLSQKFEEVTVHHVPRERNTRADLLSKLASTKPGEGNRSLIQGMTREPAITLHVTSLGPSWLDPITDFLEHGKLPSDEKDAAKLRREAAKYAVIQGQLFRKGLNQPLLKCLHPDQTDYVLREVHEGCCGHHIGGKALARKLIRAGYYWPSMMADSKEFVKKCVK, from the coding sequence atggcgTTTGAGTGGACGCCCGCATGTGAAGAGGCCTTTCGGCACTTCAAGAAAATCCTGGCGGCACCACCCGTCCTCGGGAAGCCGAAGGACGGGGAACCACTATACCTGTACCTCGCCATAACAAGTGAAGCCCTGGCCGCAGTTCTGGTACGGGAGGACGGAAAAGCTCAACAGCCAGTCTATTTCATAAGCAGGGCCTTGCAATGGGCAGAATTAAGGTAtagcaagttggaaaagctagccttagcACTTCTAACTTCCTTACGAAGGTTAAAGCAGTACTTCCAGAGTCACCAAGTTGTCGTCAGAACGGACCAAGGAATCCGGCAAGTACTCCAAAAACCCGATCtggcgggaagaatgatgacttggtccatcgaaCTCTCCCAGTATGACATACGATACGAAccccggcaagccatcaaggcgcaGGCGATGGCGGATTTTCTAGTAGAAGTAACGGGAGATCCAAGCGAAGAGGTGAgtacacggtggaagctccatgtggacggagcctccaaccagacctTCGGAGGTGCCGGGATCATCCTGAAAAGCCCGATTGGGGTTGTATACGAACAGTCGGTCAGATTCGAGTTTCCCATCtcgaacaaccaggcagaatatgaagcccttATAGGAGGCTTAACCCTAGCAGCAGAAGTCGGTGCAAGAAGACTAGAAATATGCAGCGACTCCCAAGTCGTCACCTCCCAAGTAAACggcagctaccaagccaaagaccctTTGCTACAAAAGTACTTGGAAAAGGTTAAGAGCTTGAGCCAAAAGTTCGAAGAGGTCACGGTCCACCACGTACCtagagaaaggaacacacgggcagaCCTCCTATCAAAGTTAGCCAGCACAAAGCCGGGAGAAGGGAAccggtctctcatccaaggGATGACGAGAGAACCAGCAATCACGCTGCACGTGACAAGCCTAGGTCCTtcatggctagaccccatcaccGACTTCCTAGAACACGGCAAACTCCCTAGTGATGAAAAGGATGCGGCGAAATTGAGAAGGGAAGCGGCCAAATACGCCGTCATCCAAGGACAGTTATTCAGGAAAGGGCTCAACCAACCCCTACTGAAGTGCCTACACCCCGATCAGACGGACtacgtcctcagggaagtccaCGAGGGCTGCTGTGGGCACCACATCGGAGGCAAGGCCCTAGCGAGGAAACTGATCCGAGCTGGATACTATTGGCCATCGATGATGGCGGACTCCAAAGAGTTTGTCAAAAAATGCGTAAAGTGA